TTACAAAACCTGAAGCCAGACCTAAAAATGGAAAAGGCATCGGAGTTGAGCATGCGTCCATAGAAGCGATCCGAAACGCTCTTAAAGAGATCAAAGAAGAGATGACGGATACAGATCCGATTATTGATAAAGATGATTTGATGACGGCGGGTTTAATAGGCGGTCCAAAAGCGAAGGAGCGGCGTGAAAAACTCGGGGTGCTTTTGAAAATAGGCTATACAAACGGCAAGCAGCTTGAAAAAAGACTGCATATGTTTCAAATTACAAAACAAACTTTTGCACAAGCTATAGAGGAGATTGTTCGGGAGGAGCAGCAAAATGATTAAAGATATCGCAACACCGGTTCGCACGAAAGCTATTTTAGAAAAGTACGGGTTTTCATTCAAGAAAAGTCTTGGACAAAACTTTTTAATTGACCCGAACGTGCTGAACCGTATTGTAGACCATGCAGATGTAACAGATGAAACAGGTGTTATTGAAATCGGTCCGGGGATCGGAGCTTTGACAGAACAGCTTGCCAAAAGGGCGAAAAAGGTTGTTGCATTTGAAATTGATCAGCGCCTCATCCCGATCTTAAAAGACACCTTATCGCCTTATGACAATGTAACAGTCATTCATCAGGACATCCTTTTGGCAAATGTAAAAGAGGTTATGGAAGAACAATTCAAGGACTGCCGCGAAGTGATGGTCGTCGCTAACCTCCCTTACTATGTAACTACTCCAATTATTATGAAACTGCTTGA
The window above is part of the Metabacillus dongyingensis genome. Proteins encoded here:
- the rnmV gene encoding ribonuclease M5 — its product is MKIKEIIVVEGRDDTTAIKRAVDADTIETNGSAIGDSVIEQIRLAQKTRGVIIFTDPDFPGEKIRKTVAEQVPGCKHAFITKPEARPKNGKGIGVEHASIEAIRNALKEIKEEMTDTDPIIDKDDLMTAGLIGGPKAKERREKLGVLLKIGYTNGKQLEKRLHMFQITKQTFAQAIEEIVREEQQND